The proteins below are encoded in one region of Neofelis nebulosa isolate mNeoNeb1 chromosome 17, mNeoNeb1.pri, whole genome shotgun sequence:
- the PRR19 gene encoding proline-rich protein 19 isoform X1, with product MLQGPGPAWHPSHPAYLADLWPLFLALNPQDIMDPRGPGPQPFQRPEKSGRVRRRKTRRERNEALMGSRRPLTHQDPPVTSQDPPVAPTVPKVVVITQGRLSREHRGLFNHEVKSLDVARLLSSGSLEPGTPSLPTKRFSSPSWAQEPAPQSRGKENQVPRGSGPGPPSPPELPGLGQLLEELQCQLILPQAFPRRNLVQEARDAIVGTLQACHGCVPDLTLVLRDCQPPLPGTKPGGPERRRMTPSWINSPEQAPGERRQRRQQRTKELTFSMPHTSSTPLVHRVSLAPPKGPWPPPLPLLPSPSGAAWGPPTAFDLLKSIWLVATPPPPRPWGVGPQQPLPQPPSPLLPRTSALDWSPSPPAPLPSLSWVVAQSSPEAWSFPPMRLY from the exons aTGCTGCAAGGCCCAGGTCCAGCCTGGCACCCCTCCCACCCAGCTTATCTTGCAGATCTGTGGCCTCTGTTCCTCGCTCTAAACCCACAG GACATTATGGACCCCCGGGGGCCAGGCCCCCAGCCTTTCCAGCGGCCTGAGAAATCTGGTCGTGTCCGTCGTCGGAAGACCAGGCGGGAGCGTAACGAGGCCCTGATGGGCAGCCGCCGGCCATTGACCCATCAGGATCCTCCTGTGACCAGTCAGGATCCACCTGTGGCCCCTACTGTTCCCAAGGTTGTGGTCATAACGCAGGGCCGGCTGAGCCGGGAGCACCGGGGTCTCTTTAATCATGAGGTGAAATCTCTGGATGTGGCCCGGCTGCTTAGCAGTGGGTCCCTAGAGCCCGGCACCCCTTCACTCCCCACCAAACGCTTCTCAAGCCCAAGCTGGGCCCAAGAACCAGCTCCCCAGTCAAGGGGCAAGGAGAACCAGGTGCCTAGAGGCTCAGGCCCAGGCCCACCCAGTCCCCCAGAGCTCCCTGGCTTGGGGCAGCTGCTGGAGGAGCTGCAGTGCCAGCTGATTCTGCCACAGGCCTTCCCCAGGAGGAACCTAGTgcaggaggccagggatgccATCGTGGGCACTTTACAGGCCTGCCATGGCTGCGTGCCCGACCTTACCCTGGTGCTCCGTGACTGCCAGCCACCCTTACCAG GGACCAAGCCTGGGGGCCCTGAAAGACGAAGGATGACACCCTCCTGGATCAACAGCCCGGAGCAGGCCccaggggagaggaggcagaggaggcaaCAGAGGACAAAGGAGCTCACTTTCTCCATGCCTCACACCTCCAGCACTCCCCTGGTGCACAGGGTGAGCCTGGCGCCACCAAAAGGTCCCTGGCCACCGCCTTTGCCCTTGTTGCCTTCGCCATCCGGGGCAGCCTGGGGCCCCCCAACAGCCTTTGACCTACTGAAAAGCATCTGGCTGGTTGCcacacctccccctccccggccctgGGGGGTCGGCCCACAACAACCCCTGCCTCAGCCACCATCACCCTTGTTGCCCCGAACCTCTGCCCTGGATTGGAgccccagccctcctgccccACTGCCCAGCCTCTCCTGGGTGGTGGCCCAGAGCAGCCCAGAGGCCTGGTCCTTTCCACCTATGAGACTGTACTGA
- the TMEM145 gene encoding transmembrane protein 145 isoform X5, translating to MEPPRAPALCRLLPPLLLLLLPLPPRARAKYVRGNLSSKEDWVFLTRFCFLSDYGRLDFRFRYPEAKCCQNILLYFDDPSQWPAVYKAGDKDCLAKESVIRPENNQVINLTTQYAWSGCQVVSEDGTRYLSCSSGRSFRSVRERWWYIALSKCGGDGLQLEYEMVLTNGKSFWTRHFSADEFGILETDVTFLLIFLLIFFLSCYFGYLLKGRQLLHTTYKMFMAAAGVEVLSLLFFCIYWGQYATDGIGNESLKILAKLLFSSSFLIFLLMLILLGKGFTVTRGRISHSGSVKLSVYMTLYTLTHVVLLIYEAEFFDPGQVLYTYESPAGYGLIGLQVAAYVWFCYAVLISLRHFPEKQPFYVPFFAAYTLWFFAVPVMALIANFGIPKWAREKIVNGIQLGIHLYAHGVFLIMTRPSAANKNFPYHVRTSQIASAGAPGPGGSQSTDKPFPQHVYGNVTFISDSVPNFTELFSIPPPASSPLPRAAPDSGLPLFRDLRPPGPLRDL from the exons ATGGAGCCCCCGCGCGCGCCCGCTCTGTGCCGCCTGCTGCCGCCGCTGTTGCTCCTGCTGCTGCCACTGCCCCCCCGCGCCCGGGCCAAGTACGTGCGGGGCAACCTCAGCTCCAAGGAG GATTGGGTGTTCCTGACAAGATTTTGCTTTCTTTCGGATTACGGCCGACTGGACTTCCGTTTCCGATACCCTGAG GCCAAGTGCTGTCAGAACATCCTCCTCTATTTCGACGACCCATCCCAGTGGCCGGCTGTGTACAAGGCAGGGGACAAG GACTGCCTGGCCAAGGAGTCAGTGATCAGGCCTGAGAACAACCAGGTCATCAACCTCACCACTCAGTATGCCTGGTCAGGCTGTCAG GTAGTGTCAGAGGACGGAACCCGCTACCTGAGCTGCTCCAGTGGCCGAAGCTTCCGCTCGGTTCGTGAAAGGTGGTGGTACATCGCACTCAGCAAGTGTGGG GGAGATGGGCTGCAGTTGGAGTATGAGATGGTCCTCACCAATGGCAAGTCCTTCTGGACACGGCATTTCTCGGCTGATGAGTTTG GGATCCTGGAGACAGATGTGActttcctcctcatcttcctcctcatcttcttcctctcctgttaCTTTGGAT ATTTACTGAAAGGTCGCCAGTTGCTCCACACAACTTACAAAATGTTCATGGCTGCAGCAGGAGTGGAGG TCCTGAGCCtcctgtttttctgcatctactgggGCCAGTATGCCACTGATGGCATTGGCAACGAGAGTCTGAAGATCTTGG ccAAGTTGCTCTTCTCCTCCAGCTTCCTCATCTTCCTGCTGATGCTCATCCTTCTGGGGAAGGGATTCACAGTGACACG GGGCCGAATCAGCCACTCGGGCTCCGTGAAGTTGTCTGTCTACATGACCCTGTACACTCTCACCCACGTGGTGCTGCTCATTTACGAGGCCGAG TTCTTTGACCCAGGCCAGGTACTATACACGTACGAGTCGCCGGCGGGCTATGGGCTCATTGGGCTGCAGGTGGCGGCTTACGTGTGGTTCTGCTATGCTGTGCTCATCTCCTTGCGTCACTTCCCGGAGAAGCAGCCCTTTTACGTGCCCTTCTTTGCTGCCTACACCCTCTG GTTCTTTGCCGTTCCTGTTATGGCCCTGATCGCCAACTTCGGGATCCCCAAGTGGGCCCGGGAGAAGATTGTCAATGGCATCCAGTTGGGGATCCATTTGTATGCCCATGGCGTGTTCCTG ATCATGACACGCCCGTCGGCGGCCAACAAGAACTTCCCGTACCATGTGCGCACGTCGCAGATCGCCTCAGCCGGGGCCCCCGGCCCGGGAGGGAGTCAGTCCACGGACAAGCCCTTCCCGCAGCACGTCTATGGGAACGTGACGTTCATCAGCGACTCGGTGCCCAACTTCACGGAGCTCTTCTCCATCCCCCCGCCCGCCTCCTCC
- the TMEM145 gene encoding transmembrane protein 145 isoform X2: protein MEPPRAPALCRLLPPLLLLLLPLPPRARAKYVRGNLSSKEDWVFLTRFCFLSDYGRLDFRFRYPEAKCCQNILLYFDDPSQWPAVYKAGDKDCLAKESVIRPENNQVINLTTQYAWSGCQVVSEDGTRYLSCSSGRSFRSVRERWWYIALSKCGGDGLQLEYEMVLTNGKSFWTRHFSADEFGILETDVTFLLIFLLIFFLSCYFGYLLKGRQLLHTTYKMFMAAAGVEVLSLLFFCIYWGQYATDGIGNESLKILAKLLFSSSFLIFLLMLILLGKGFTVTRGRISHSGSVKLSVYMTLYTLTHVVLLIYEAEFFDPGQVLYTYESPAGYGLIGLQVAAYVWFCYAVLISLRHFPEKQPFYVPFFAAYTLWFFAVPVMALIANFGIPKWAREKIVNGIQLGIHLYAHGVFLIMTRPSAANKNFPYHVRTSQIASAGAPGPGGSQSTDKPFPQHVYGNVTFISDSVPNFTELFSIPPPASSVSPAPPAHEELLAPPLEYLTPLPAPPPPPSPGRLSPPPAFRTPRAPTPRRDRPPAPAPTLPDWVLALLRTPPQTPRAVPPPPAFRGSPPTPRPPPEFARRAPTPPLEYLAPLSRRPAARSFPD from the exons ATGGAGCCCCCGCGCGCGCCCGCTCTGTGCCGCCTGCTGCCGCCGCTGTTGCTCCTGCTGCTGCCACTGCCCCCCCGCGCCCGGGCCAAGTACGTGCGGGGCAACCTCAGCTCCAAGGAG GATTGGGTGTTCCTGACAAGATTTTGCTTTCTTTCGGATTACGGCCGACTGGACTTCCGTTTCCGATACCCTGAG GCCAAGTGCTGTCAGAACATCCTCCTCTATTTCGACGACCCATCCCAGTGGCCGGCTGTGTACAAGGCAGGGGACAAG GACTGCCTGGCCAAGGAGTCAGTGATCAGGCCTGAGAACAACCAGGTCATCAACCTCACCACTCAGTATGCCTGGTCAGGCTGTCAG GTAGTGTCAGAGGACGGAACCCGCTACCTGAGCTGCTCCAGTGGCCGAAGCTTCCGCTCGGTTCGTGAAAGGTGGTGGTACATCGCACTCAGCAAGTGTGGG GGAGATGGGCTGCAGTTGGAGTATGAGATGGTCCTCACCAATGGCAAGTCCTTCTGGACACGGCATTTCTCGGCTGATGAGTTTG GGATCCTGGAGACAGATGTGActttcctcctcatcttcctcctcatcttcttcctctcctgttaCTTTGGAT ATTTACTGAAAGGTCGCCAGTTGCTCCACACAACTTACAAAATGTTCATGGCTGCAGCAGGAGTGGAGG TCCTGAGCCtcctgtttttctgcatctactgggGCCAGTATGCCACTGATGGCATTGGCAACGAGAGTCTGAAGATCTTGG ccAAGTTGCTCTTCTCCTCCAGCTTCCTCATCTTCCTGCTGATGCTCATCCTTCTGGGGAAGGGATTCACAGTGACACG GGGCCGAATCAGCCACTCGGGCTCCGTGAAGTTGTCTGTCTACATGACCCTGTACACTCTCACCCACGTGGTGCTGCTCATTTACGAGGCCGAG TTCTTTGACCCAGGCCAGGTACTATACACGTACGAGTCGCCGGCGGGCTATGGGCTCATTGGGCTGCAGGTGGCGGCTTACGTGTGGTTCTGCTATGCTGTGCTCATCTCCTTGCGTCACTTCCCGGAGAAGCAGCCCTTTTACGTGCCCTTCTTTGCTGCCTACACCCTCTG GTTCTTTGCCGTTCCTGTTATGGCCCTGATCGCCAACTTCGGGATCCCCAAGTGGGCCCGGGAGAAGATTGTCAATGGCATCCAGTTGGGGATCCATTTGTATGCCCATGGCGTGTTCCTG ATCATGACACGCCCGTCGGCGGCCAACAAGAACTTCCCGTACCATGTGCGCACGTCGCAGATCGCCTCAGCCGGGGCCCCCGGCCCGGGAGGGAGTCAGTCCACGGACAAGCCCTTCCCGCAGCACGTCTATGGGAACGTGACGTTCATCAGCGACTCGGTGCCCAACTTCACGGAGCTCTTCTCCATCCCCCCGCCCGCCTCCTCCGTAAGCCCCGCGCCCCCGGCGCACGAGGAGCTGCTGGCGCCGCCCCTGGAGTACCTGACCCCGCtcccggccccgccgccgcccccctcGCCCGGGCGCCTGAGCCCACCCCCTGCCTTTCGCACGCCCCGAGCCCCAACACCGCGCCGCGACCGCCCCCCGGCGCCTGCGCCCACCCTGCCGGACTGGGTCCTGGCGCTGTTGCGCACGCCCCCGCAGACGCCACGCGCCGTGCCCCCGCCACCCGCCTTCCGCGGCTCTCCACCCACTCCCCGGCCGCC
- the PRR19 gene encoding proline-rich protein 19 isoform X2: protein MDPRGPGPQPFQRPEKSGRVRRRKTRRERNEALMGSRRPLTHQDPPVTSQDPPVAPTVPKVVVITQGRLSREHRGLFNHEVKSLDVARLLSSGSLEPGTPSLPTKRFSSPSWAQEPAPQSRGKENQVPRGSGPGPPSPPELPGLGQLLEELQCQLILPQAFPRRNLVQEARDAIVGTLQACHGCVPDLTLVLRDCQPPLPGTKPGGPERRRMTPSWINSPEQAPGERRQRRQQRTKELTFSMPHTSSTPLVHRVSLAPPKGPWPPPLPLLPSPSGAAWGPPTAFDLLKSIWLVATPPPPRPWGVGPQQPLPQPPSPLLPRTSALDWSPSPPAPLPSLSWVVAQSSPEAWSFPPMRLY, encoded by the exons ATGGACCCCCGGGGGCCAGGCCCCCAGCCTTTCCAGCGGCCTGAGAAATCTGGTCGTGTCCGTCGTCGGAAGACCAGGCGGGAGCGTAACGAGGCCCTGATGGGCAGCCGCCGGCCATTGACCCATCAGGATCCTCCTGTGACCAGTCAGGATCCACCTGTGGCCCCTACTGTTCCCAAGGTTGTGGTCATAACGCAGGGCCGGCTGAGCCGGGAGCACCGGGGTCTCTTTAATCATGAGGTGAAATCTCTGGATGTGGCCCGGCTGCTTAGCAGTGGGTCCCTAGAGCCCGGCACCCCTTCACTCCCCACCAAACGCTTCTCAAGCCCAAGCTGGGCCCAAGAACCAGCTCCCCAGTCAAGGGGCAAGGAGAACCAGGTGCCTAGAGGCTCAGGCCCAGGCCCACCCAGTCCCCCAGAGCTCCCTGGCTTGGGGCAGCTGCTGGAGGAGCTGCAGTGCCAGCTGATTCTGCCACAGGCCTTCCCCAGGAGGAACCTAGTgcaggaggccagggatgccATCGTGGGCACTTTACAGGCCTGCCATGGCTGCGTGCCCGACCTTACCCTGGTGCTCCGTGACTGCCAGCCACCCTTACCAG GGACCAAGCCTGGGGGCCCTGAAAGACGAAGGATGACACCCTCCTGGATCAACAGCCCGGAGCAGGCCccaggggagaggaggcagaggaggcaaCAGAGGACAAAGGAGCTCACTTTCTCCATGCCTCACACCTCCAGCACTCCCCTGGTGCACAGGGTGAGCCTGGCGCCACCAAAAGGTCCCTGGCCACCGCCTTTGCCCTTGTTGCCTTCGCCATCCGGGGCAGCCTGGGGCCCCCCAACAGCCTTTGACCTACTGAAAAGCATCTGGCTGGTTGCcacacctccccctccccggccctgGGGGGTCGGCCCACAACAACCCCTGCCTCAGCCACCATCACCCTTGTTGCCCCGAACCTCTGCCCTGGATTGGAgccccagccctcctgccccACTGCCCAGCCTCTCCTGGGTGGTGGCCCAGAGCAGCCCAGAGGCCTGGTCCTTTCCACCTATGAGACTGTACTGA